Sequence from the Thermocoleostomius sinensis A174 genome:
CCAACCTGGGACAGTGGGCGCGATCGGGCTTAGAACGAGCTTGAAGCAGTGGGAACAGAGCGCTGAGGATTAGAAAGATTGGGAGCTTGCAGAGTTAAGCAAAAGTTAAGAAAACTGTTGTCTTTCATCCTTCATCCCTACCGTTCGTCCCATTCCACCGCTGCATCGGTCACGGCTTGCTCAACGGTCTTTTCACCCAGCATCGCTGCTTGCAGATTGTCGTACACAATCTTCTGCAATTCTTTAATGTCTTTGATGGTGGGCAATAACACTTCGGCGTCCTGCATTTGCTTAGCGCTGATCAATCGCGCTTGTTCTGCGGCTGGGGCATCGGCTGCCACATTGGTGAAGTAGCTATCGTTTAGGGCCGCCACAGTAGAGGGTAAGACATTGGCGGCTTTGGCAAAGGCAAGTTGGTTGTCATCGTTGGTGAGGAACAGGGCAAACTTCAGCGCCGCATCGGGTTGATCGGTGTTACGCGGAATCACAATATTCATCACGGCCACATTTTTCTTGTTAGTGGGACCGCTGATTTGGGGAGCGATCGCTGAAACATCAGCAATTGCTGGAGCATTGGTCTCGATGGTTTTGAGAAACTGTGGCCCTGTGGAGAGAAACGCCGTTTCGCCAGCTTGATACAGTTCGATCGCCCGTCGATGCCCCTGCGTCAGTACTTCTCTGGGCAGCAATCCCTGTTGATACAAATCAGTCCAATACTGAAACACAGCTTTACCTTCTGGTGTATTAAAAGCCGCTTTGCCCTCATCGTCAATTAACTGTGCGCCCATTTTTACAAACGATTGCAGCACACCGGCCGAGTCTTCTGGCACAAAGGTGGCAAAGTAGGCATATTTTCCAGTTTTTTCTCTAATTTCCCTAGCCGCTTGGGCTAATTCTTCATAGGTCGTGGGCGGTTGCGACAGTCCCGCCTGCTGCAACAACTCTTGGTTGTAAATGGTGACGTGCGTATCTAAATACCAGGGAAACCCAAAGCTTTGCCCATCGATCGTATTGGCTTGCCAAATTTTGGGCAAATATTTCTCGCGATCGGCGGCGGATACCCGTTCGTCTAGGTTTAGCCAAGCGTTGCGTCCTGCCAATTGCGCCGCAAAATCGGGGTTTAGGTTCACTACATCTGGGGCGGTTCCTGCTGACACGGCAGTAAGAATCTTGCTTTGCATGTCTGCCCACGGCACATCGACCCAGCGCACGGTGGTACCCGGATTTTCGCGCTCAAATTGGGCAATCAACTCATTAAAGTAATCTGTGAATTCCGGTTGCAGTTGCATGGTCCAGAATTCCACTTCAGCAGTGTCGGAGGCTGATTGTCCCGCCTCAGAAGAGGGTTGGGGACTGCAACTGGCGATCGCCCAACTCAAAAACAACCCCAAGAGGGCGAGCACGCTAAACGTTTTAATTCGGCTTCGTTTCATGGATAGTTTCTTGATACCTCAAGTCATTCAATGTCCATTCAATCAATTTAGTCGAGTCTGGAAGCAAGGTAGTTTCATTTTCCTAAAAATAATTTGAACCAATGTTCTCATCCCAGCGCTCAGTGGATGGATAATGGTCGCATTTCCTAATCGATCGGTAACACTGATTACCTAGGCATCACGGGTTTGGGAACGAGTGCTTCAGGTTAACAACTTGGCAGAAAACAGCAAAGACACACTTCGCTAAAGTTGATACGCTTGAAAGCGAAATGCAGATACACTGTGATTAACTAGATTTGCCACCGCTGCCCCAGGCTTGCCCAAGTGTATGCAGATTCCAACGGAAGGACAATTATTAGGCGGCCGCTATCGAGTCATTAGCACCCTTGCTAGTGGTGGATTCGGGCAAACTTATGTAGCGGTCGATACCCATCGACCTGGCAGCCCCCGTTGCGTGGTCAAGCAACTGAAACCGTTGAATACCCAGGAAGAGGTTTTGAAACAGGCGCGACGCTTGTTTGCGATCGAAGCTGAAACCCTGGAACGTCTAGGTCATCATCCACAAATTCCTCGGCTATTGGCTTACTTTGAAGAAGGCGAGGAATTTTACCTGGTGATGGAGTATATTGACGGGCATCCCCTGTCCCAGGAAATGAGTCCAGGTCAATGCTGGCATGAGGCTCAGGTTTGCCAGATGCTGAAGGAAGTATTGGGGATTTTGGAGTTTGTGCATGGCAATGGCGTCATTCACCGCGACATTAAGCCCGAAAATTTGATTCGTCGTGCTTCCGACCACAAGCTGGTGCTAGTCGATTTTGGAGCCGTCAAGCAAGTACGGGTGCAAGTACCAGGACAAACCGCCACTATCTTTACGATTCCAGTTGGTACGTTGGGCTATCTTCCCAGTGAACAGCGAGATGGGCATCCCCGCTTCAATAGTGATATTTATGCACTGGGTATGACCGCAATTCAAGCGCTAACCGGGTTTAATCCAGGGCAAATTCGCAGCGATCCGGAAACTTTGGAGCGAGTTTGGGAACCCTACGCCGATGCCAGTCCTGCCTTAAAGGCGATCGTCAGTCGCATGGTGCGGTTTTTGTTTCGCGAACGTTACCAAACCGTGGGCGACATTCTGGCAGATTTAGAACCGCTGATAGAGCGGCAAGCCCGAACGGAAGTTGCTACCCAACCGCCTTCCATTGAAACCGTGCGGTTGCCCAGTGAACCGTTGCCGTTGCCAGATCCCCCGCCTGTTCAGCCTCCGGCAAGCAATACGTCCAACGCCTCCAACAGCGTCTTACCCGTTGTGCCAGCGCCACTAGTTGCCGCAGAAGGCAGCAATGGCTCGGCATCCGTCACCTATCCCCACTACGGACCATCACCCAACTCCGGATCGCCTGCGATCACGGCCTCGATGGCTCCGGTTTATTCGAATGCCAACGCTCAACCCAGCTATCCTCCTACTCAGGTGGCTATCCCACTGTCACCTGACCCCCAGCCTGACCAACGCTCATTCAGATTCCCTCGCCGGAAACTATGGCTGTGGACAGGAATTTTACTAGTAGGAGCCGCTGCAATCGGCAGTTTTAATCTGGTGCAGCAGCGAATGCAACAACAAGCGTATGCCGATGCTCAGAGCGCTCTCGATCAAGCTAATGCACTGCAAGCCGAGTCTGAATTTGAGGCCTGTGTGCAGCAAGCTAATCAGGTTCCGTCCAATTATTCTGAGTTGTATGAATTGGCTCAAGGATTGGTAAACGAGTGCCAGCTAGCCCTGGCTCAGCAGTTGGCCACCGCAGGACGGTATAAAGACGCCATCACCGCCGCCAGCCAAGTTTCGGCGTCTAGTTCTGTTTACAATGCCGCCCAAACCAATATCACACAGTGGTCAGAGCGCATCTTATCCTTAGCCATCGATCGATTAAATCAACAGGGAAATCTAGACGAAGCCATTGCCCTTGCCGAAGCGATTCCCCGCTCGAGTTCGGTCTATCAAACGGCACAAGATCAAATTAGTCAGTGGCGCACGGATTGGGCTAAGTATCAAAGGCAGTTGGATATCGCCAAGCAAGCTCAAAATGAAGGACGTTGGCAGGCCGCGATCGATGCAGCTAACCAATTGCCCAATACTCCTTATTGGCAACGGCAAGCAAAACCTATCCTCGATCAGGCGCGAAGTGAACTGAATCAGCGCAGTGCACCACCGCCCGCCCCATCAGTTTCGGAAGCCCCTGCACCCGTCTACTCGCAACCGATTAACCCGGAACCAACCTATCAAGACCCTGTGTATTCCGAACCTGTTCAGGAACCTGTTTACTCTGCTCCGCCTGTCTATGAGCCACCAGTCCCTACCCCTGCTCCGCCCCCTGTGGAGGTTAATGAATGTCCGCCTGGCGTGCAACCTCCTTGTGTTTAAATCTGTGCTTAACATTTTTACCATTATCGGGTTTGTCCTGAGCTTGACTATAGCCGCGATCGCCCTCAGTCCTCAGCCTGGACGAACGCAAACCGCCGATGGGTTTCTGTGTGATCAAGACGGCAACGAGCGTAGCGGTGGCTTTCCAGTGGTGATGGCAATCAGCAGAGGGCAGCGTATTCACTTATTGACCGTTACCGACAATACCCAATTGCCGCCATTTGACGACCCGATCGCTCGGTGTAATCAAATTGTGGCCCGGTTTCAAAATGCCTTTATTGAAGGCGGGGCTGACGTTTTCAGCTACCTCACCTTTGGCTATGTCAACAATCAGCCCGTGCTCTGCGTGCCCATGAGTGCCCAAGATCGACAAAATGGGATTTGTCAAGCTAATGATGTGTTGATCACGTTCCGCAGCGAACAACGTGGGTGTTTGTTTATTCCTGCGTTTTTGGAAAATTTGGCCATGCAAAACGTGGGCGGAATTGCCAGCAATACTAACTTTGAAGCGATGCGCGATTTGTGCCGTCAACAGTTTTCGGATCTGGCTGGTCAAAGCGATGCTCAAATTCAAGCTGCGTTTCGGGCACTGACATTTGTGCGTTGATCTGTTCGTTTATACGTTTATTCATGCATTCGTTGAGCCAATCGCTTGTGCTTTCTTTTTTCTGTTTCAGTCAGTGTCTCCCTGAATCGCCCCTATGAATCGTATGAATCGATCGATCGTGCTAGTTCGGTTTCTATCTCGTTTGTCGCTTGGCCTATCCCTCAGCGTATCTCTGAGCCTATCGTTCAGCCTACCTCTGAGCCTGACTCTGTTTCCTGAGGTTGTGTTAGCCCAATCGGTAGATGATTTATTTAGGCAGGGGTTAGATGCAGATGCCGCCGGACGAGACGGTGAAGCCGAAGCAATTTGGCGCAGAGTCATCATGTTGGAGCCAAACAATGCTATTGCCTATTACAACTTGGGCTTAGCGCTACACCGCCAAGACAAACTAGAGGAAGCGGTTTCTGCCTACCGTCAAGCGATTCAACGTGATCCCAACTATGACGAGGCTTACTATTCCTTGGGAAACGCCCTTTACGATCTACGAAGCTACGAAGCAGCGCTGAATGCCTATCGTCGATCGATCGAAATTAATCCTAGCTATGCCTATGCTCACAACAACCTTGGCAATACGCTCTATGTGTTGGGCAGTCTGGAAGAGTCGGCGGCCGCTTTTCGCACGACGCTGAATCTTCGAGATGTGAAGGGGAGTCCTGCTAGTGCCCATGCCCTAGCCTATGCCAATCTGGGTGATTTGTTTCTAGAACAGCGGCAGTTTAGCGAAGCGATCGATCAATACCGTCAAGCAATTGATTTAGCCCCAGACTATGCGGGAGCATACAGCGGACTAGGGGCGGCGTTGAAACAACAGGGACAGAATGAAGAGGCAATCGACATTTTTGAGCGAGTCTTACAGTTGCCGGATGTAGACCTGCTGCCAACCTCTGCTCACACCTTGGCCTATACCAATCTAGGCGATATTTTCCTAGAGCAAGGACAAACCGAAGCCGCCGTAGCTGCCTATCGCAGTGCTTTGACCATTGATCCAGACTACGACATTGCTCAGCAGAGTTTATTCAGGGTAGAACAGCCTTCTACTGTCCCATCCTCACCTCCATCAGACCCAATCCTTCCTTCTACTGTGGCTACCACCACCGACTTGCCACAACTAGGAGCGGCATTGCGATCGGCAGTCGTCAACCTTTTCAGTCCGTAACGTGGGTACTGGTACAACGGCTAAATACTCGTCAACCCAATGCTTAGGCATTCGTAACGCTCACGATGAAGGGTGTGGTGGCATCGCTATAGGGGCGCACGCGCACATAGTAGGTATCGCCTGCGCTCAAACCATCTGTGGTACTGAGAAACACCCGCTCCGAGTTTGTGCCAGCGTTGACGCCTTCCAAATTGGCGATCGGTTCAAAGGCATTATTGAAAATTTGAATATCGGCATCCGCGCTGAGTCCATACAAATTGATAAAAATTCCGTTCCCCGTGAACGAGCCGACTCGGAAGCGATAGAACTCATTTTCACCTACGTAGTCGATCGAACCGCCGCGAGTGAGTGGATCACCTTCAAACACGCCTAAATACTCTGCACTGGCAAATCCGTCTTCATTGCCCCGACTGGCGATGAGCGATAACTTATAGCCCGTTTGCGCATTGGAGTACGGCAGCACCCGAGCGTAATAGGTTCCAGTAGGAGCATTGGTATACCAAATCCATTCTTCTTGTGTGCCCGACAAGATCGATTCAGCCAAGATATTGCCGCTGCTGTCATAAAGCACTAGATCAGCATCTGCCGTCAGATTAGACAGAGAGACAATGAAACTACCAGGGGTCGTGTGATTGAATACAAAGAAGTCATTGGCATCTCGCCC
This genomic interval carries:
- a CDS encoding ABC transporter substrate-binding protein gives rise to the protein MKRSRIKTFSVLALLGLFLSWAIASCSPQPSSEAGQSASDTAEVEFWTMQLQPEFTDYFNELIAQFERENPGTTVRWVDVPWADMQSKILTAVSAGTAPDVVNLNPDFAAQLAGRNAWLNLDERVSAADREKYLPKIWQANTIDGQSFGFPWYLDTHVTIYNQELLQQAGLSQPPTTYEELAQAAREIREKTGKYAYFATFVPEDSAGVLQSFVKMGAQLIDDEGKAAFNTPEGKAVFQYWTDLYQQGLLPREVLTQGHRRAIELYQAGETAFLSTGPQFLKTIETNAPAIADVSAIAPQISGPTNKKNVAVMNIVIPRNTDQPDAALKFALFLTNDDNQLAFAKAANVLPSTVAALNDSYFTNVAADAPAAEQARLISAKQMQDAEVLLPTIKDIKELQKIVYDNLQAAMLGEKTVEQAVTDAAVEWDER
- a CDS encoding serine/threonine-protein kinase, whose translation is MQIPTEGQLLGGRYRVISTLASGGFGQTYVAVDTHRPGSPRCVVKQLKPLNTQEEVLKQARRLFAIEAETLERLGHHPQIPRLLAYFEEGEEFYLVMEYIDGHPLSQEMSPGQCWHEAQVCQMLKEVLGILEFVHGNGVIHRDIKPENLIRRASDHKLVLVDFGAVKQVRVQVPGQTATIFTIPVGTLGYLPSEQRDGHPRFNSDIYALGMTAIQALTGFNPGQIRSDPETLERVWEPYADASPALKAIVSRMVRFLFRERYQTVGDILADLEPLIERQARTEVATQPPSIETVRLPSEPLPLPDPPPVQPPASNTSNASNSVLPVVPAPLVAAEGSNGSASVTYPHYGPSPNSGSPAITASMAPVYSNANAQPSYPPTQVAIPLSPDPQPDQRSFRFPRRKLWLWTGILLVGAAAIGSFNLVQQRMQQQAYADAQSALDQANALQAESEFEACVQQANQVPSNYSELYELAQGLVNECQLALAQQLATAGRYKDAITAASQVSASSSVYNAAQTNITQWSERILSLAIDRLNQQGNLDEAIALAEAIPRSSSVYQTAQDQISQWRTDWAKYQRQLDIAKQAQNEGRWQAAIDAANQLPNTPYWQRQAKPILDQARSELNQRSAPPPAPSVSEAPAPVYSQPINPEPTYQDPVYSEPVQEPVYSAPPVYEPPVPTPAPPPVEVNECPPGVQPPCV
- a CDS encoding COP23 domain-containing protein translates to MFKSVLNIFTIIGFVLSLTIAAIALSPQPGRTQTADGFLCDQDGNERSGGFPVVMAISRGQRIHLLTVTDNTQLPPFDDPIARCNQIVARFQNAFIEGGADVFSYLTFGYVNNQPVLCVPMSAQDRQNGICQANDVLITFRSEQRGCLFIPAFLENLAMQNVGGIASNTNFEAMRDLCRQQFSDLAGQSDAQIQAAFRALTFVR
- a CDS encoding tetratricopeptide repeat protein, which encodes MNRMNRSIVLVRFLSRLSLGLSLSVSLSLSFSLPLSLTLFPEVVLAQSVDDLFRQGLDADAAGRDGEAEAIWRRVIMLEPNNAIAYYNLGLALHRQDKLEEAVSAYRQAIQRDPNYDEAYYSLGNALYDLRSYEAALNAYRRSIEINPSYAYAHNNLGNTLYVLGSLEESAAAFRTTLNLRDVKGSPASAHALAYANLGDLFLEQRQFSEAIDQYRQAIDLAPDYAGAYSGLGAALKQQGQNEEAIDIFERVLQLPDVDLLPTSAHTLAYTNLGDIFLEQGQTEAAVAAYRSALTIDPDYDIAQQSLFRVEQPSTVPSSPPSDPILPSTVATTTDLPQLGAALRSAVVNLFSP